The DNA window GACAGCCCTGGTACCTGGCGTCACCCGCGACTCAACGAGATTACTAGACGTCGTAATGCGACGACATTTTCAGAGAAGAACGTGCGCCAAATCGCCTACAATGTTATTGCGCTGCTAGGATTCTGGTCTGCGCAGCTCCTAGCCAAACTCAACATTGGGTCTCAAGCGTGAGTTGCTGTCTGCTGCCTTTGCGACTTGTCATGACTaacttgattgttcagtGTTCCCAGTTCTTTTAGAGTATACTTGGGCTGGGCTTGGTTTATTCTTCAACTTATCCCTTTCATCAACATTGGCATTGCCTGTCTGCCTTTGATTCGACCGAAAGACGATCTATCCGACATCCCTCTCACATCTGCTCAGCGCCAACTGCTGGGCCTAGATCCTTCGTCGACCGCGCCAACTCCTGACACCAAGTTCAGTACCCCCCCTCGATACTCTCGCACGCCTTCCATCGGCGGTTCAGTCGGAAGCCGTGGAAGTTACAACAGCTCGCCTCTCTCTGGTCGAGGTAGCCCCCTTGTTCAAGGATCTCCATTGGGTAGCCCTCTTTTCCAGAAGAGCACCAACAGCTTCGGTAGCAGCTTCGGCAACAGTTTCAACGGCAGAAGATCTTCTTTCGGGTCAACAAGTCCTTTCGCTGCTAGTTCTTCTTCCAATGTCTTCTCTGACCCTACTTCTCCCAGTACCCCGGGTGGTAAGCGAACAAGCGTTGGACTGAACAGCAAGTGGTTGTATGAGAAGGGAAGACGGCCGTCTGGCAGCGCTTGGGGCAAATAACCAGCGATTCTTTTTTAATGAGGGGGGTGTTTCGGACAAGCATGTTTACACAATAGCACTGTAATCACCGTGGTCTATTAGATAGTCTGTTCTGCATGTACAAGATTTAACTGAGCTGAATGATTGGCCCGACGTAGATATATTTGGCAGAGGGTCAGACCGGAGTTATGGAAACTCttgaataaataaataagtcaataaaaagcttaatgATCTATCAATGTGATCAGCCAAGGGGAATAAGCAGAGCAAAGTCTTGACGCTGAATGGAGATACTTAATTCGTCCCCATGTCAAAATCTTGTTTTCATTGCAATAAGTTGATACTGTTCCTAATCAACTCATCGAACATCAATCTTTAGGCCTTCCGGAATGCAACCATCCTCCTCCTACTACTTGGCTACCCTTCAATCTTGACGACTGGACGACCGACTAACACACGAGCTTGGGACTTGGCAATAACGTGTTCTGCCTCCTCCATCGTGAGCAAGCTCAGATGGCTTTGAATCTCATGCTCATTCACAAACTTCACCATCTCTCTTGTTTCCTCCATACTGCAATGAACGATACCCTTGACTACAATCTCTCTCAACACAAGATTCATTGGATCAAATCTGAATCCGTTTTCTGGGAAGCCACCTGCGACCAGTACTCTCCTGTTGGCTGTAATCGCTGAGCAGCCCAGTCGTTAGCGTTGTCGTCGCTGGTACATATAACTGCAGCTTTGAGACCGATCTCATCCGTGAAATCCGTGAAATCCGAGACCTTTTGGGTCGTTTCTGGATCGTCGTACTCGAGGACAAGATCCGGTTCGAGATGAGAAGGGACCTCCGTTGCGAGCCTCAGGCCTATCTTTTGGTTGCCAATAGCTACAACTCGATAACCTCGAGCTTTTGCGAATTGGATACCAAGAACCCCAAGACCTCCTATTCCAACAATAGGTATAGTTTGACCTGCTTCCACATTCGCTTGGTTGATAGCGTGCCAAATAGTCGCCTGAATTTCATCGTCAGCATATCCCGTTGAGGCGATACCAGCTTTGTGCAAGACTTACTCTAGCGCACATCAGAGGGGCTGCCTGTTCAAAACTCATACTATCAGGCAAATGAACAAGGGCGCCATGCCATGAAGTCATATACTCAGCGAAGGCTCCGTCACGATGGAGAATGCCGCACATGGTTCTGTTATCACAGAATCTTGGATCAAGAGACCCGATAGTCTGGCTGTCCATTTACACCCCTTACAGTTGCCGCAAGGATCCATGAAGTTTGTAACCCCCACACGGTCTCCTACATGCCACACTTCCGGCACGGCTGACCCACGGCTGACTATAGTCCCGGCTGGTTCATGGGAACCGATAAACGGTAATGGTACCTGTGTAAGACCCTGATGCACCAGGAGATCAGAGTAGCAGAATACAGCAGTGGCCACCCGAATAAGAACCTCATCTGACTTTGGGGACGGGGCTGGGACATTGTCATGAAGTTTATAACCCCTGTTATACTGAATTGTTAGGAAATGATACCGAGCTCGCCTTTCACTTTCATTTAATTCCTACTTCGAATATTCTCAGAGCTTTCATCTTTTGAGGGATGGGGGGCTGGTTTGCCATCGTTGGAATGATTACTATGCTTATCTTTCGATCTGAGGAAAGAGGGTGTTGGTAAAGGGTCACTTTTGGGGTATGGTGATGTTTTATGATTGAATTTAACGGAAGGACCTATGCCACCAGGAAGAGAATATTTTGCTTATGCAATGTAGAGCTGTCTGACACGAACCAAGAGTGATCTGTAACCTTCGAATCTAGATAGGTGCTTGCGAGAGAAGTAAGGACTTGGCATACTAGTCCAGTGGTCACTCTGATCGGTAGCTTGGTGAAAGAGGGGTTCGTATCGCGCTGCTCGGCATCTGGACAAGAAATATATTTGCATATTCGGGACAAATTACAATATTCCTCTGGGGCTGATGATGTGCAGATGATTATGATGATATGAGGACATATCCGTAACGATGATCATATACAATGGCATGGCTACATGCCTGGAAATGCTCACAACTTCGTTATGAAGTCACTCTTTTCATTCTCAAAAACGTTAGTAAGTGTTCCAATATGAGGCAGAATCTCAACTGCAAATTCGTCACCATGTCTTAGAGCGTCCTTAGGTGTTCTACCCATTCCAACACCCGCAGGAGTACCAGTGACGATAACAGTTCCAGGAGGAAGAGTGGTGCCCTGGGATAGCCAGCTGATAATCTTCGGGACAGGAAAGATGAGATCACTTGGGAACGGTTAGTATAGGGGCTTGTGTGCTTGGGCAAGGACTACTGACTCAATTCCACTCTCCTGATACACCTCGCCATTCTTAAGACCTCGCATGTGAAGCTTGGAAGGGTCTGGGATCAGCGACTTCAGGGCTAGTGTAGGGCCTGTAGTCTTATTAGCTAGAGTTCGCTAATCGCTCCAACAACCTTACCAAGAGGAAGCGCTCCATCGAAGCTCTTGGAGAATGACCACTGGGACTGGTTCAGCTGTTGGGTACGGCTAGAAACATCGTTGGCGGCAGTGTATCCTAGAACGTAGTCCAAAGCCTCAGCTTCACTAACGTTCTTGGCTGACTTGCCAATGACGACTGCCAGCTCAGCCTCGTAATCGCCAGACGCGTCTACTTGGCTCAGCCTTGGAACAATTCCTTTGGCAGGCCAAGGGTCCACAAGAGATGTGCTAGGCTTCCTATCTTCAGGTCAGTTTAGAGGCTATAGACTATAGAGTACTAAGTCAATGTACATAAATATGACCGGGATCGGTGGAGGCTCGAGTCCGCACTCGGCAGCGTGCTTTCTGTACTAAGATGAAGGGTCAGTGGGCGAGAGCACAGGGAGGGGCGCACTCCACGTACGTTCAAGCCGACACATCTCACAGTGCCAACTTCGTTTTGCGCAAGAGGGGACAAGACACGATCAATAGTCTCGGTAGTGCCAGTCAATGATCCTGGGGCCAGAACTGATGAGCCGGACCAGACATCGACAGCAACCTCTTGACCCTTGCGCAAGGCAGCGCCAACGTCAACGTTCTTGTCAGCTGGCTGGCCGATGAGGATCTTGGAAGGACTAGATCTCGGAACGAAACGCACAAGGCCTATTGATGTTTGTTAGTACATATGATGGATGCTTTGATAACAAACAGTGAGATGAGTGACTTGCGCTGAAGAGTAGATGAGGCCAtgttttatattttattactaaagttGACTTATAGTCAAGAACAATCCGAGATCAAAATAAAACAGAGACAACATATAGGGAATAATGAGCTCTTTATAATAGCAGAGTTTAGTTAACGCCGGCTTCGGCATTCTTACCCGGATGGCATGTCATGAACAGAGTAGCATCAACAACGTCCGGAACTAGATCCGAGTCGCACTGTCCGTCATGGGGCTGTTCGGCCTACTATCGATCGGTTCGGGACTTCAACGGA is part of the Fusarium poae strain DAOMC 252244 chromosome 4, whole genome shotgun sequence genome and encodes:
- a CDS encoding hypothetical protein (TransMembrane:2 (i47-68o80-104i)~BUSCO:50780at5125), with protein sequence MTTPVRTATIAGPSVTDSPGTWRHPRLNEITRRRNATTFSEKNVRQIAYNVIALLGFWSAQLLAKLNIGSQAVPSSFRVYLGWAWFILQLIPFINIGIACLPLIRPKDDLSDIPLTSAQRQLLGLDPSSTAPTPDTKFSTPPRYSRTPSIGGSVGSRGSYNSSPLSGRGSPLVQGSPLGSPLFQKSTNSFGSSFGNSFNGRRSSFGSTSPFAASSSSNVFSDPTSPSTPGGKRTSVGLNSKWLYEKGRRPSGSAWGK